ATTTTTGCCATTTTTGTGACCAATTTGTGCTATACACGGGAGTTAATACCCCAGCCGCGCAGGCGATATACACCAGCTGAGCCACGTTGTCCGCATCCACCCGCCGACGGGCATTCGCGAGATGGCGACGAACGGTCTGCTCCGAACAACACCGCCGCCGCGCCGCCCTACGCACACTGCCCGTCTCCACATAAGCCTGCAACGTCTCCACCTGCGCGTGCGTCCACACCGGCTCCGCGACCACCACCGCGTCGCACGCGCACGGCTTCAGCCGCACCTCAAGCCCCGGCCATCGCGCAGGCACTGCCGTAAACGCTCACACAAACCTGCACCTGGACAGATAAGCCACACTACCGGCATGTCAGACACCTCGCCACAGAAGATGCTGAAACGAGTATAAAACGGCGTGAACAGGCTGTCAAGTGGAAACAGCTGCCTTTTTGACTGTGATATAATGGATGCAGCAGGAGGCGACGCAGATGGTTACCCTCACCAAAGCCAGATACGAGCAGGGCGTGCTGCGCCCTCTACAACACATCCCTCTTGCCGAAGGACAGGAGGTGCAGATAGTGCTTTACCTGCCAGAGCAAGTGTCGCCGCGGCTACAGGCGTGGCTCGACTTCCTGCGCGATACTGAACCGCTGAGTGATGAACAACTGCGTCAGCTGGAACAGGCAGCGCGACGGCGTCCGCTTTTCGGAACGGAGAGCTCCACTCCATGAGCTCAGATTTACGCCAAGCTGTTTTGGCACCGCACATGGATTGCGGATCCTGAGGCGAGTATACGATGCCCTCTACGACTACTACCTTATGCGCCCAACCCTAACTAGCTATGGGCCCGTCCACAAGATAGGGCGGAGGTGCCGACGCCTCCACCAGCGAACCGAGCCGTCTGCCGAAACTCCCAATAAGCGATAATCTTTATCAAAGATAGGATCCCCGCTCCACCATACTGGGTCATGGAATTTACACATTACTAGTGGCAAATCCGGTTCCAGAGCAATAGCGTCCGCAAAGGGGCGTTTGATACCCGTCCAGGCAAAGCTGTACGAACTGACAGTACCGGGGGCATCCTTCCACCGAGGGTCGGCTTGACGACTTGGGCACCACCAAACCTCCCTGTTCTTAATGTATGCGCACAATGGGTCAGTATATCCTTGCGGAGGGTTGCAGCCAAACCATGTATCCCAAGGAGGTAAGCCTAACTGCTCCATGGTGAGGCGCACACCTTGTCTCGGATCCGCGCCATCCCAGTCCTGTCGATACAGGACGATAGCCTGACCGATTTGCTTCAGATTGTTTATGCAGACGGTCCTGCGACCAGCCTCACGAGCGGGCGCTAGAAGCACATAGATCAGGCTCGCCAGAAGAGCAATCAGCGCGATAACAACCAAAATCTCGATCAGCGAAAAACCGCGGGTGGAAAAGTACCTCATGGCACTCCGCTCCTCCTTTCCCGGCGGGTGTTTTCTCCACGCGTAGGGGCTATGTTAACATCCTTTCCCCGCTCCCCTTCGCCACAGCATGATATTCCATCTCCCCTTCTTAGCTGGTGCGAGCCGCTAATTCGCCGAATGAGCCATGCTCTGGCGATAGGTTCAGAAGAGAACAGCAGCCCTACCGATATTAAGAGTGAACCAATCGCAATTGCAACTAAGAAAAGGGTTCTCTTTTGTCTCACTACGCTCGCCTCCCACAGACGTGTAAGCGTCTCGCTGCTGGATACCAAACAGCGTCGTGAATTCGCGGTATGCAATCGAAAGGCTGTTACGCATTACGTTTCCGACATGTTTCGCCGACGCGCAGCGTGACACGCGGTTGCTGCTGCACATGGTGACCAAGCAAAGCGCTCCTCTATCCTCTTCTCAACTGCGTGACACCTAACCGGATTGCCCGACGCCTCGGAGCGACAGCGCCCTA
This genomic interval from Bacillota bacterium contains the following:
- a CDS encoding antitoxin family protein; protein product: MVTLTKARYEQGVLRPLQHIPLAEGQEVQIVLYLPEQVSPRLQAWLDFLRDTEPLSDEQLRQLEQAARRRPLFGTESSTP
- a CDS encoding DUF1559 domain-containing protein encodes the protein MRYFSTRGFSLIEILVVIALIALLASLIYVLLAPAREAGRRTVCINNLKQIGQAIVLYRQDWDGADPRQGVRLTMEQLGLPPWDTWFGCNPPQGYTDPLCAYIKNREVWWCPSRQADPRWKDAPGTVSSYSFAWTGIKRPFADAIALEPDLPLVMCKFHDPVWWSGDPIFDKDYRLLGVSADGSVRWWRRRHLRPILWTGP